In Candidatus Cloacimonadaceae bacterium, a single window of DNA contains:
- a CDS encoding phosphatase PAP2 family protein, with product MTERFLKTNSPCFSAIDKITIAFCGWFVLYMLIGLSRATDVYLHLPAYLSILALVFLMAWAQQNLDPVTKPRMHSALSFVRSIYPVLLFGYFFTSSYAVNRVIFADWLDPLFHKIDHQLFGYYPSMVWGQRFSHWAVSELFHFAYFCYYLMIAGLPVYLYFKKKAAFKELIFNLTFVFYLCYWIYSFLPVVGGRFFPEAMEMTKHYRAGVFTHIMVFIYSNTVHLGGAFPSSHVGITVVLTIAALKFVRPLGYIFAVITFFLTLATVYCHYHWFIDAVAGVGIGILGYYLALFVHRKIQGETP from the coding sequence ATGACAGAGCGATTCCTGAAAACCAATAGTCCCTGCTTTAGCGCCATCGACAAGATCACGATCGCCTTCTGTGGCTGGTTCGTGCTCTATATGCTGATTGGGCTTTCCCGCGCCACGGACGTCTATCTCCATCTGCCGGCATATCTTTCCATCCTCGCGCTGGTCTTTTTGATGGCATGGGCGCAGCAAAATCTCGATCCGGTAACGAAACCGCGGATGCACAGCGCGCTGAGCTTTGTGCGCAGCATATATCCGGTGCTGCTCTTCGGCTATTTCTTCACATCCAGCTATGCCGTGAACCGCGTCATCTTTGCCGATTGGCTGGATCCATTGTTCCACAAGATCGACCATCAGCTCTTCGGCTATTATCCATCGATGGTCTGGGGTCAGAGATTTAGCCACTGGGCGGTATCCGAGCTATTTCACTTCGCTTATTTCTGCTATTATTTGATGATCGCGGGACTGCCGGTCTATCTCTATTTCAAGAAGAAAGCCGCCTTCAAGGAGCTGATCTTCAACCTCACTTTCGTGTTCTATCTTTGCTACTGGATTTATTCATTTTTGCCGGTGGTGGGAGGACGTTTCTTTCCGGAAGCGATGGAGATGACAAAGCATTACCGCGCCGGCGTCTTCACCCACATCATGGTATTTATCTATAGCAATACCGTTCACCTCGGCGGAGCTTTTCCATCCTCGCATGTGGGTATCACCGTCGTGCTCACCATCGCGGCGCTCAAATTTGTTCGTCCCCTGGGCTACATCTTTGCCGTGATCACTTTCTTTCTCACTTTAGCAACCGTCTATTGTCATTATCACTGGTTCATCGACGCCGTGGCGGGGGTGGGCATCGGCATTTTGGGCTATTACCTCGCACTCTTCGTTCATCGAAAAATACAGGGAGAAACTCCATGA